A single region of the Podospora pseudopauciseta strain CBS 411.78 chromosome 1, whole genome shotgun sequence genome encodes:
- a CDS encoding hypothetical protein (COG:S; EggNog:ENOG503NUMB) gives MAGRVRHPIDIRSLERWLNKTVPEIETPLEVHQFGFGQSNPTYQLTTPSGDRYVLRKKPPGKLVSKTAHKVEREYRIIAALSTTDVPVPRAYCLCEDDSVIGTPFYIMEFLDGRIFEDPVIPNVLPDHRRAIWADAVRTLAKLHRIDPKSVGLESFGRHDGFYNRQIATWKQICGAQAAVEDVDTKEQVGQLPFFEELMAFFSDGKAQPADKGTLIHGDFKIDNLVFHKTEPRVIGILDWEMSTIGHPLSDLANLLTPYYTAFLDPARSVHLHPGFLPKATRGLPSREDLTELYFAVLEPEAREEDRGAVVETRRRELQWAQAFSIFRLAAICQGIAARLARRQASSEQAKRHGDARTLFAEFAWELAQSSKGAEAKKSKL, from the exons ATGGCAGGAAGAGTCCGTCACCCAATCGACATCCGCTCCCTGGAGCGATGGCTGAACAAGACCGTCCCTGAGATTGAGACGCCCCTTGAAGTCCACCAG TTTGGATTCGGCCAATCAAACCCCACCTAccagctcaccaccccctcgggCGACCGCTACGTCCTCCGCAAGAAGCCTCCCGGAAAGCTCGTCTCCAAAACCGCCCACAAGGTCGAGCGCGAATACCGCATCATcgccgccctctccaccaccgacgTCCCCGTGCCCAGAGCCTACTGCCTCTGCGAAGATGACTCTGTCATCGGCACCCCCTTCTACATCATGGAGTTCCTCGACGGGCGCATCTTCGAAGACCCCGTCATCCCCAACGTCCTCCCCGACCACCGCCGCGCCATCTGGGCCGACGCCGTCCGCACCCTGGCCAAACTCCACCGCATCGACCCAAAAAGCGTCGGGCTGGAGAGCTTCGGCCGCCACGACGGCTTCTACAACCGGCAGATCGCCACCTGGAAGCAAATCTGCGGTGCCCAGGCCGCGGTCGAGGACGTGGACACAAAAGAGCAAGTCGGACAACTCCCCTTCTTCGAGGAGCTCATGGCCTTTTTCAGCGACGGCAAGGCCCAGCCGGCGGACAAGGGGACGCTGATCCACGGAGACTTCAAGATTGACAACCTGGTCTTCCACAAGACGGAGCCGAGGGTGATTGGGATTCTGGA CTGGGAGATGTCCACCATCGGGCACCCCCTTTCCGATTTGGCGAACTTGCTGACGCCGTATTACACCGCGTTTTTGGACCCTGCTCGGTCGGTGCACTTGCACCCTGGGTTCTTGCCCAAGGCGACGAGGGGGTTGCCGTCGAGGGAGGATTTGACAGAGTTGTATTTTGCGGTGCTGGAGCCcgaggcgagggaggaggataggggggcggtggtggagacgaggaggagggagctgCAGTGGGCGCAGGCGTTTAGTATCTTCAGGTTGGCGGCGATTTGCCAGGGGATTGCCGCtaggttggcgaggaggcagGCGAGCAGTGAGCAGGCCAAGAGGCACGGGGATGCGAGGACGCTGTTTGCTGAATTTGCGTGGGAGCTGGCGCAGAGCAGCAAGGGGGcggaggccaagaagagtAAGTTATGA